One genomic region from Equus asinus isolate D_3611 breed Donkey chromosome 10, EquAss-T2T_v2, whole genome shotgun sequence encodes:
- the NIBAN3 gene encoding protein Niban 3 isoform X5 → MMGGRPSSPLDKRQQQHVTDRVDALLRSFLPCYRGQLAASVLRQVACELSPQEPAGCQLLRSKKLPRVREHRGPLVHLRGHPPQWQPVFCVLRGDGRLEWFSHREEYEDGGRPLGSTALTGYTVLTCQREYLRLLDTLCPDASGAHTQEEADPLLEMPVGCPLFLQHPFRRHLCFSAATREAQCAWRLALQGGIRLRGTVLQRSQAPAAWAFLEAVRLYRQHQGHFGDDDVTLGSDAEVLTAVLMRELLPALRAQTLPGLRGAGRTRAWAWTEGLRGAPCLPARKGRAARGPGEDDPSRRGPDAAAAGARGGEAAGRSPGPPGVVPAWEGGRAAAPDHADAGEHRGSRTGGSADPPSPGHGPPVPPPAWELLGRAAAQGAHGRRCGHLPAAGRPVSDHGVGLRPGLPAAGESPGARAEEVPVGQRLGAEEARPRVAAWHLPALRAEPAGAAPPSELKKALGASDVSSTLDGCSEAPWDQVGADEETEGQRGTCSRQPGPGAEVQPLCLPPAPETFRS, encoded by the exons ATGATGGGTGGGCGGCCCTCAAGCCCCCTGGacaagcggcagcagcagcacgTGACGG ACCGGGTGGACGCCCTGCTGAGGAGCTTCCTGCCCTGCTACCGCGGGCAGCTGGCGGCCTCTGTCCTGCGGCAGGTCGCCTGTGAGCTCAGCCCCCAAGAGCCAGCCGGATGCCAGCTGCTGCGCAGCAAA AAGCTGCCCCGAGTCCGAGAGCACCGAGGGCCCCTGGTCCATCTGCGGGGCCACCCACCCCAGTGGCAGCCGGTCTTCTGTGTCCTGCGTGGGGACGGCCGCCTGGAGTGGTTCAGCCATAGAGAG GAATATGAGGACGGGGGTCGTCCTCTGGGCTCCACAGCCCTGACCGGGTACACAGTCCTGACTTGTCAGCGCGAGTACCTCCGCCTGTTGGACACTCTCTGCCCAGATGCCTCAG GAGCCCACACACAGGAGGAGGCTGACCCCCTTCTGGAAATGCCCGTTGGCTGCCCTCTGTTCCTGCAGCACCCCTTCCGCCGGCAcctctgcttctctgcggccACAAGGGAGGCACAGTGTGCCTGGAGGCTAGCCCTGCAGGGTGGCATCCGGCTTCGCGGAACAG TCCTACAGAGAAGCCAGGCCCCTGCCGCCTGGGCCTTCCTGGAGGCCGTCCGGCTCTACCGGCAGCACCAAGGCCACTTTGGCGATGACGACGTGACCCTGGGCTCAGATGCCGAG GTGCTGACCGCAGTGCTGATGCGGGAGCTGCTGCCCGCGCTGCGGGCCCAGACCCTGCCGGGCCTGCGGGGGGCCGGCCGAACCCGGGCCTGGGCCTGGACCGAG GGCCTCCGCGGGGCTCCGTGCCTTCCAGCCCGAAAAGGACGAGCTGCTCGCGGCCCTGGAGAGGACGATCCGTCCCGACGTGGACCAGATGCTGCGGCTGCGGGCGCGCGTGGCGGGGAGGCTGCGGG CCGAAGTCCAGGGCCCCCTGGAGTCGTGCCTGCGTGGGAAGGTGGCCGTGCAGCTGCCCCGGATCACGCGGACGCTGGTGAGCACCGTGGAAGCCGCACTGGTGGCAGTGCAGACCCTCCTAGCCCGGGGCATGGACCGCCTGTCCCGCCACCTGCGTGGGAGCTCCTCGGGCGCGCAGCTGCGCAAGGAG CTCATGGCCGACGCTGTGGCCACCTTCCTGCAGCTGGCCGACCAGTGTCTGACCACGGCGTTGGACTGCGACCAGGCCTCCCGGCAGCTGGAGAAAGTCCGGGCGCGCGTGCTGAAG AAGTTCCGGTCGGACAGCGGCTCGGCGCGGAGGAGGCGCGTCCGCGGGTGGCTGCTTGGCATCTTCCTGCCCTTCGTGCTGAGCCAGCTGGAGCAGCGCCGCCGAGCG AGTTGAAAAAGGCCCTCGGTGCCAGCGATGTGTCCTCTACTCTGGATGGCTGCTCTGAGGCCCCATGGGACCAGGTGGGAGCAG atgaggaaaccgagggtCAGAGAGGGACTTGCTCCAGGCAGCCAGGCCCCGGAGCTGAGGTCCAGCCACTCTGCCTGCCACCTGCTCCAGAGACATTCCGGAGCTGA